A genomic segment from Lignipirellula cremea encodes:
- a CDS encoding glycosyltransferase family 4 protein codes for MAASGSEWTEIIPLRHESPLSIMEILSSGGVDGAALQAVMQARDLASRGHKVVMVCLPGGWAASELANSQVEVVTSKLRRWQLADLRAVSAEVVARGVDLIHTHKSRAHMFGIVLRYLTGKPCVATAHNRYIQPHWGLNNFVIANSQATLKFHRRWNFVRRQYSRTVHCGVDLEGFAQAPLEARSRVRDEWRLQAGHLVLGVIGNVIPRKGHHFLVEAMPTLLAAEPLTRLAIIGSKGNAYAQEVDGLAHRLGVDKAIIWVGFRTDMPHVMRALEICVSAALEEPFGLTAPEAMASGLPVVATDVGGLPESVLAGVTGELVPASDSAALAAAILPLLHDAEKRRQYGAAGKSRAFALFSRQQQVEKIEAVFRLVTARGRIRQSDAA; via the coding sequence GATTATTCCCCTGCGACACGAGTCGCCGCTTTCCATCATGGAGATTCTCTCCAGCGGCGGCGTCGACGGAGCCGCGCTGCAGGCGGTCATGCAGGCCCGTGATCTGGCGTCCCGCGGCCATAAGGTAGTGATGGTCTGCCTGCCCGGAGGCTGGGCCGCCAGCGAGCTGGCTAATTCCCAGGTCGAGGTGGTGACCAGTAAGCTGCGACGCTGGCAACTGGCCGATCTCCGGGCCGTGTCGGCCGAAGTTGTCGCCCGCGGGGTCGACCTGATCCACACCCACAAAAGTCGCGCCCATATGTTCGGCATTGTGCTGCGGTATCTGACCGGCAAGCCATGCGTGGCGACGGCCCATAACCGCTATATCCAGCCGCATTGGGGGCTGAACAACTTTGTCATCGCTAACTCCCAGGCGACGCTGAAATTTCATCGGCGATGGAACTTTGTCCGCCGACAATACAGCCGGACCGTACATTGCGGCGTTGATCTGGAAGGGTTCGCCCAGGCCCCGCTCGAAGCACGATCCCGGGTGCGCGACGAATGGAGACTGCAGGCCGGGCACCTGGTGCTGGGAGTGATCGGCAACGTCATTCCGCGCAAGGGGCATCATTTTCTGGTGGAAGCGATGCCCACGTTGCTGGCCGCTGAGCCGCTCACCCGGCTGGCGATTATCGGCTCCAAAGGCAATGCCTATGCGCAGGAAGTTGATGGGCTTGCGCACCGGCTGGGAGTCGACAAGGCGATAATCTGGGTCGGCTTTCGCACCGACATGCCGCACGTAATGAGGGCGCTGGAAATCTGCGTGTCGGCCGCCCTTGAGGAGCCGTTTGGACTCACCGCGCCCGAAGCGATGGCCAGCGGTCTGCCGGTTGTCGCCACCGACGTGGGTGGATTGCCTGAGAGCGTCCTCGCCGGCGTTACGGGCGAACTCGTCCCGGCCAGCGATTCGGCTGCCCTGGCGGCGGCCATTTTGCCGTTGCTGCACGATGCCGAAAAGCGTCGGCAGTACGGCGCCGCGGGAAAAAGTCGAGCGTTCGCCCTGTTCTCCCGCCAACAACAGGTGGAGAAGATAGAAGCCGTTTTTCGCCTGGTGACGGCCCGCGGCCGGATCCGGCAAAGCGACGCCGCCTAA